The window GCCTCTCCCGGTAGAACCGCAGGAATGCAACGATGATACTCTCCAATTGTTTGACAGGCGGCCCTCCGCCGTCCGCGACCCGCTCGACTTCATCGCACAGGGGAGCAACGGCCCCTCCGAGGAGACTCAGGTAGAGACCTCGCTTATCCTTAAAGTAGTAATAGAGAACCGGCTTGGTGACGCGGGCTTCGGCGACGATTTGCCGAATTGAGGTCCCGTCAAACCCGTACCGGGCAAATTGCCGCGTGGCGACCCGCTCGATGCGTTCCTTGGTGGTCATTTACCTACCGTTAGGTAAGCTCAAGCCGCTAAAAAAAACCCTCGCCGAGGGTATCTTTACCATAACAAAACTCGCTGCCGTCGTCAAATCCGATTACTTCTCCTTCTTTTTGACCACTCGCTTCTCGCTGATTTCCACCTGGACTCCGCACTCAGGGCACAGGTAATTTCCCTTCTTACTCTTTGGAGGATCCACCCCTCTGCTGCCACACGCATGGCAATGGTACGTGATGACCCTCTCCTTCTCCTCCACAAGCCCTCCCGCGGTGGGATTATGCCACTCCCCAGGTGGACCCAGTTCCCTGCACCGCGTTCCGAATCAGCTCGACCTTCGGCTCGGAACCCTGCGGGGGAAATTCTACCGCCACCACATCCACTCGGCAGGGAACCCGCAGCCGGCGCTCTCGCAAATAGGCCTCGGCAACGCGCAAGATCTGTCGCTGCTTTTTGGCATGAACCGCCTCCGCCGGCGCGCCAAATCGGGCAGAGCGCCGGGCCTTGACCTCCACAAAGACCAATATCTCCCCATCCTTGGCAATGAGATCAATCTCACCCAACGGACAGGCGAAGTTCTCCTCGACGATCCGAAATCC is drawn from Candidatus Methylomirabilota bacterium and contains these coding sequences:
- a CDS encoding YraN family protein, which gives rise to MDRRMVGVEGEAVARRFLEGLGFRIVEENFACPLGEIDLIAKDGEILVFVEVKARRSARFGAPAEAVHAKKQRQILRVAEAYLRERRLRVPCRVDVVAVEFPPQGSEPKVELIRNAVQGTGSTWGVA